The Capsicum annuum cultivar UCD-10X-F1 unplaced genomic scaffold, UCD10Xv1.1 ctg81040, whole genome shotgun sequence genome includes a window with the following:
- the LOC124895282 gene encoding probable LRR receptor-like serine/threonine-protein kinase At1g12460, with product MDVASDEEIERLSVDVNFDSSRLLPSNLIDIIVDFSLFNFIIALNWNFEESNICCMDLSENLLQGEIPQNLYNLSNLVYLDLHHNQLNGSIPSTIENFSNLYFGDLSQNTLSGSIPIALGDLKILTYFNLSYNLLSGVIPSIESIQKFGTSAFFYNTDLCGDPLEVSCSTDGTTFVKRKPKLSASAIVAIVVAAVILSGICLITIINIKARRIRRREDEAFIVESTPLASTDSNVIIEKLVLFSKTLPSKYED from the exons ATGGATGTTGCTTCTGATGAAGAAATAGAGCGTCTCTCAGTGGATGTTAATTTCGATTCTTCGAGACTTCTGCCTTCAAACTTAATTGACATCATTGTTGAT TTTAGTTTGTTTAATTTCATCATTGCTTTGAACTGGAATTTTGAAGAATCTAATATTTGCTGCATGGATCTATCTGAGAATCTTTTACAAGGAGAAATACCACAAAACTTGTACAACTTGTCAAACCTTGTATATCTTGACTTACATCATAACCAATTGAATGGAAGTATTCCATCGAccattgaaaatttttctaactTGTATTTTGGGGATTTATCGCAAAATACATTGTCTGGATCAATCCCTATTGCCCTTGgggatttgaaaattttaacttattttaatttatcttacAACCTTCTATCTGGTGTTATTCCCTCAATTGAGAGCATCCAGAAGTTTGGAACCTCGGCGTTTTTTTATAATACTGATCTGTGTGGTGATCCTTTAGAAGTTTCATGTTCTACCGATGGCACTACTTTTGTAAAAAGGAAACCAAAATTAAGTGCCTCGGctattgttgctattgttgttgctGCAGTAATTCTTTCAGGCATTTGTTTGATAACCATCATCAATATAAAGGCTCGACGGATAAGGAGGAGAGAAGATGAAGCATTCATTGTAGAGAGCACGCCATTGGCTTCAACAGATTCAAATGTCATTATAGAAAAGTTAGTTCTTTTCAGCAAAACTTTGCCTTCAAAATATGAGGACTAG